The Brassica rapa cultivar Chiifu-401-42 chromosome A10, CAAS_Brap_v3.01, whole genome shotgun sequence genome segment tagttttgtttaataaaataataacaccTTACCCCACCATTTTTTGTGTAaagactgtttttttttctgtgtccAAATCAAATGAAAGTggtctctatttatagagaatgaaaaattataaattttgatataaattttgatatatttatttgtaaatattatgaaataattgaAGTTATATAATTGAGAtggaaaaaaaacatgaaaatcaaaGCAACCAATCATAATACAACACTTGTCACATTAATCCTCTTCTTTCTACTTTCACGGATGTTGAAAGTTTTCAACACTAAATTTGCCACCTCACGCcacatcacttttttttttattacaacaaACTATTGGAGTATGATTAATTTTTTCAACTGTTGTAAAATGGTTTACAACGAACCGAACCATTGTAAGTAGTCTTATATCATTAAAAAACCTGTAATGAAATATCTTCTATAtgatatcataaaaaaaaactgcaaCAAATCAATaactagtatatattatatacaaattatacgagtatttatttatatctttATTACTCTAAGTCTAAACCCATGATTCCATTATCATAAACCTAGTATACTCTTTTCACCAACTAGAACATAAAACATAATGTTTCAAAGCATAtgactatttttatatttcaaaagatTATTATTATCTCTATATAGAATGTCTTCTACATAGTGCTATAGTGCttacttttctattttttaaaactaaatcttTTGATGATTAATATTAGGTTAGAAAAATATATGCCAATGAATGAAAAATGGAAAACACGTAGGTTTAGTATtataattttagtatattggtattactaatatttttaatttaaataattacaaaaacacatcagtttttggtttggttcggtttaaatcaaaccgaaccgaacccttTGGGTTGGAGAAATCTTCAACCAAATGGTTTGATAatagattttggtttggtttaactcggtttggttcgggttttttttgcccacccctattttttgtgatttttttttattttcacctttttcatatttgttaaaaaaaccGGCGAGTGAGAGAGCACAAAACCACGTCTTTTAAAAaccaactagattttgacccgcgctttcaaagcgcggatttatttttgtttttttttttcaattgacaaatatttagtaaatgtcacatttttatatatttgtgttttattttataaaagacttaaaaaatttatctttatttatcgtatttcattttaaatgactatttatgtttaaaaaaataaactttatttttttttaatgaattaagttggtataactctgataaattaattttattatggggttaatattttaattaaaaaattatatacttttaataaagatttatccttttcaataaaaaaatttaattatttttatgaatgcttaaattatattaagaaaagaaaaaaataataattaagaatagttgaaaaaaattattttaacttggactcaatggtccaaagaaaaaaagaagtgagaattgaatctgattttttaataggtccaaatggcccaagagagatttgatttgggctggatccaaaaataatgatctaatatagatttgttattaatattacttaattgcccttaatgaaacatgcaatgttagtgaaggaaatATGCCcttaaggtaattatgacaataggatcctgctttaatagtatagatacaaaCCAGATGAAAATTGAACATCATTCGGTTCGGTTCGCatcttaattaattaaattcgGGCTTTTAAATGGGCCGCGCCATGGGTCCATTTAAGTCTCTTGATGAAGCAGCGATTATTCGTCGTCTTTTTTCCCGACGCCTACATGTTCTCACTGTTACCGTCCGAAACACGTCAAAGCTCTTCCCAGAAACACTTGATGAATCAGAGCCGCCGGTGAGTAGAGTCAGTGAAAAAGATGGGAGTCTTTTGACGATGAAACAGAGTAAACCTCTCTGATGTTTTTGATTCATAAGCTGCTCCATAGATGACTGGAGATGAGCACtcggtgttttttttttttttttttttttttgtaactgtcaCTCGGTGTTTTGAAATGAGAATTTGTGGAGAGGAGGTAAAGTTGTTTGTCTTGGTCTCTAACGAGTGTTAATTTTCAATATAGACCGACCAATGTTTTTACTACGTACCCGTTACAACCCAACTCTGCAACATAAAACGTTGTACCATATAACCCAAAGTTCATAGCAGACAAGGCAAAGCCAAACATATATAAACCTTACAAGAGGTCCATCAATATCTGTGATCATTGCTCAGTTGTCTAGAGAGACTCATGAGGTCCATCTTTTTTACCTGTACAGTTCATTCCATCTTTTCAAATAAAACTCTTTGCAACATAAATAACATTAAACCTGATTACTCAAACTTCATAGCAGACTAATGCAAATGCAAACAAAAGCCAAGTTTGTTTCTCTCTGAGAATGGAGATACTCAGATAACAATCCCACAAAGCAATGCATAAATAAGTCTTACAAGATTAAATAGAATATAAGGAAGAGAGAGTCATGGCATGAGTATGCTAAAACCTTCAACTAAGTCAGCTTCCTTTGGTTGGACAATGAGATTATCAAACATATCCCCAAGCTTCAGATGCTTCACCATAGTGTCCAACACTTTATCCTCAGTCACAGCTTCAGCAATCTTCTCTTTCCCCTTATCAGGCCTTGAAGAACACGCAAACACCAGCTCCGAGATCCTATCCTTCTGCGCCTGCTTACAATACTTAGTCCCCTCTGGAGTTCCTTTAGCAACCAAGTGATACGTGTAAACAATCCTCTTCTGCCCGATCCTATAAGCACGGCTTATAGCTTGTCTCTCCACCGCAGGGTTCCACACAACATCCAAGAGAATCACCCTCGATGCTCCCACAAGATTGATCCCTTCAGAGCACGCTTTAGTCGAAGCTAGCAACACTTTAGCCTTGGACTTGGGGTCGTTGAACTCGTTGATCAAGGTTTGTCTCTGCTTCTGCTCGAGCTTCCCGTGCATGTACAACACTTCTTCCCCTTCAGTCCATTTAAACCAGTTCACCAAATGCTTCATTATCAGCTTCAGCGGGTCAATGTACTGACTAAACACAAGCACCTTCTCCTTAATCACAACGCACAGCTTGATGAACTCCATGAGAAACCTTGTCTTCACGCTTTGGTTTGGATCAAGCCTCACCTTCTTCAGCTGCGCAAGCAAGGCTTCATTGATAGTCAAACTCTCTTTCCCTGTCAATTTGCAGTGAGAGACAAGAGAAGGATGGACCGAGACAAGAGATAGCTTGTGTTCCGTCTCAAACACATTCTTGGTCTTCTGGTTGTGAGTGACTTCAATAGACTCCAGGACTTTCCTCTGGAGATTAGGAGGGTTTAACACCACAACACACTCTCTCAAACCGGGGAGGCTCTTCTGAAGAATGCTTCCTTTGTGAACATGCACAAAGGGAAGCATCACAGCCTTAAGCTCCTCTATCCCACGGTTGTTGATTTTATCCCCCAAAGCTTTTTTCCCTCTCTTGGTGACTGTCATCCCACTCTTCTTGAGCGTGGACATGAGCCTCTCTAAGTACTTAGGCCTCGCAAGGCCCAAAACATTGCCAAGCTCTAAGAAGTTGTTCTGGAAAGGCGTCCCAGAGAGCAAGATGCGTTTCTGTGTCTCCACTTTAGACAGTGTCTTCCATATACAGCTTCTCTGGTTCCTAGGGGTATGTGCCTCGTCAAGAACGAGCAGTCCAGGCACATCCATTAGTATCTCTCTGATATCTTCCAGCTCTTTGTCTGGTTTCCCTTTTGTCTTTCTGTCCTCGTCCTTAACTCCTGCAAGCTTCTCGTAGAGGTTGTAACTGATCCCTAGTATGCTCTTTGATTTTATCCAAGAGTAGATCTTCACCATCCTTATCTCGTTATTGCTTCTAGCGCTTGAGTTCTTCTGCATCAGGAGCTTGGAAGCAGCTGAGTTCTCTCTCCCAGTGAACTCCAAGCTGCTGAGGTTGTGAAAAGGAATGCTTATGTTCCATTTCTTGAACTCCTCAGCCCATGTGAGAAGCAGGCTTGCAGGAGCGATGATCACAGGTTTGCAATTAGGGAAGCATTCCAAGTAAGACTGAAGGAAGATGATGGTGAGACGAGTCTTCCCTGTCCCTGGAGCGTGTGACATGATGCATCCTCCTGTTTCCTCACTGTTCTCAAAGTCCTGAAGCTCGTTTAGCATAATGGTACCGGCCAAGTTCCTCCAGATGAACTCAAAACCCTCTTGCTGGTGTGGGTACATCTGAGATTTGACGCCTGGGATCTTATCCCAAACAGTCCCTTGAGTAGATTCAGATCCTTCCTTCAAGTTGTTATTGCTGTTAGCTTCAAAATCAAGGTTCCCAATGAAGTTGCTGTTTTCTTCCTCTTCTGATCTGTCATTCTTTCTCCTTCCACTTGTGTTCCTCTCTCCCTACATGAAAGAAAGAGTTACCATCACACATCAAAACGTTTTTTAGTTAAGACTGTTCAATCATTTAAAGAAGATATATAAACTgacccattcagatacatcTAGTCCTCTGATCTCTCTCAACACAAAGCAGCAGTGTATGCACTTTAAACCGATCTCAAGATCTAGACAAAGTTCATGATTCCCTTGTCTACAAGCTGCTCCTGGACTATCATCAGCTGATATCTCTTTCTCAATCTGTAAAAAAAAGGTTCAAAGTTAGAGTTACTGCTGTTCTAAAGCAAAATGAGTTTTAAGAAAAAGGAACTTGCCTCTGAATGAAGCTGGAGATCTACTTCGTTTGCATTAGTATAAAACGCCACCTCTTCCCACATCGTATCTTCTTCTATCTGCGCCTCGGAAACCACCGGTGGTGCAGGCTCCACCATGCCAAACATCTCCACCAGTGGTGGTGGCCTGATGATTAGCAAGCCGTCATCATCGTATTTTCTTTCATCTTGTTCTTCAGGTTGCTCTTCCTCAGGTGAAGAGACAAGTAtgtcatcttcctcttcttcccctAACCGATCATTCTCCCTAACGGAGTTGACAAGAAGCCTGAAGAGATCAACTTCTTTGCGGCTCCCATCCAGCATTCTCCACCCGGAGTTGTTGTTGTTAGACTTGGCTGCCTCTTTCTCTTTAAGTGAAGGCTCAGATTCATATCCGGATTCATCTCCAGAGATGATGGAAGAAGCAGACTCATTATCCACTGTCTCATTCACCAAAGAAGGCGTGGCTAACCCTTCTGCAGGTGTGACAGGCATACTTGTCTTCAGTGAAAACTGTCTAGGCGGCATTTCAGGAGCTTGGATCTCTTTTGCTTTCACAGTTTCAGGTCTTGATGTGGACGGTCTTGCAGGTGTTATCACTTCTTTTGGATTCTCAGTTTCAGGTCTGGATGTGGAGGGCTTCTCAGGGGATTTCTCAGTGTTGATAGGAACATAATCATGTTTGTTCAGATCATCAGCATCTTCTTCACCTCTTGTAATAGCATGTGGTCTGAAGCAAAAGCTGTCTGAATCAAAGATTCCTGTATTCTCTTTGTCACAGTGAACACAAGTGAACACCACATTGCTATGCTCCTTTGTTACTCTTTCAACTCCTATAtgttgttgttcttcttctGGACAGTGGAACTTCTGAATCCTCCTGTCCTCATTTCTAGGCTTGTCTTGAAacctatcttcttcttcttcttggaggTTAAACTTCTGAATAGTCTTGTCCTCATTCCTAGGCTTGGTTTGAAatctatcatcttcttcttcttgacggTTAAGCTTCTGAAGCCTTTTGAACTCTTGTACAGGCTTGGCTTGGaatctttcttcttcctcttcttgacGGTTAACCTTCTGAAGCCTTTTGAACTCTTTTACAGGCTTGGCTTGAAatctgtcttcttcttcttcttctgggcGGTTAAGCTTCTGAATCATTTTGAACTCTTTAGGCTTGGCTTGAagtctatcttcttcttcttcttctggatGGTTTAGCTTCCGAATCTTCTGAAACTGTTTCCTAGGCGTGATTGAGCTAGGACCAGCTCTTTTATACCTTCCCAAAGGCTTCCTTCTCACTTCAGATACTTTCCTGATTGGTGAACTGGCCTTTCTacaatcatcatcatctgatTCTCCAACCACCTCCTTTGAACTGACTTCATCTTCActtgaggaggaggaagaggaagataaAGATAAAGCTGAagctgaagatgaagaagaagaagatgatgatgaagaagaagacaaagactCCACAGTTACATCCTCTTTAGCGTTATTATTGGTTTCACTAGCTCCTTCTTCCTCGCTGCTTTCACTGGTGGAGTCTAAGACTCTGCTGCACTCCGCAAAAGAAAGCTTCTTCTTGGTTGAATGTTTGGTTTCAGACTCAGAATCTGAAATGATCTCTATCTCAGCAGGAACTGGTTTTGCAGCTTCCACTCCTCTAACCTCAGAGGAACACTTGTCCTTCACACATGTGTTCTCTTCTGACCCTGAGGAGCTCGTAACAGATTTGACCACATCAGAATCCAAACTCTCATTCCCCTTGTTACTTGACCCAGAGGAGCTAGGAACAGACTTGACCACATCCACATCCATAATCCCATCAGACAACTTTGGAACTGGTTTGACCACATCCACATCCATAATCTCCTCAGACAACTTCTCCTTAATACTTGACTCTGAGGAGCTCTCAGCTGATCTAATCACATCCATGATCTCATCACACAACTTCTGCTGAATGCTTGACTCAGAGGAGCAGCTAGGAACTGACTTGATCACATCTAAATCCGGAATCTCATCAGACAGCACTGGAACTGACTTAACCACATCTAAGCCTAAAACCTCATCAGGCAAGCTTGGAGCTGATTTgaccatatccaaatccaaaACCTCATCAGACAACAACTTCTCCTTAATACTCAACCCTGAGGGGCCCGGAACTGATGTGTCTACTTCCTCAACCCTAACACTAAACaaaccctcctcctcctcctccatgtTGTGTTCAGACTCGGTTCTTTTTACACCAT includes the following:
- the LOC103844121 gene encoding SNF2 domain-containing protein CLASSY 3, yielding MDWIGSRIKFRNKERLEEVKKMKPAEEEAHVSSRRKRKRKRRHRDHDSDLEDITETYHNNNLPADVTQSKSSGSVRRRRRRKDHDSDIEDITEAYHKDHDSDLVDVTETCNTDHDSDLVDVTVTYNNNLPAEVTDNNFSDGDGVKRTESEHNMEEEEEGLFSVRVEEVDTSVPGPSGLSIKEKLLSDEVLDLDMVKSAPSLPDEVLGLDVVKSVPVLSDEIPDLDVIKSVPSCSSESSIQQKLCDEIMDVIRSAESSSESSIKEKLSEEIMDVDVVKPVPKLSDGIMDVDVVKSVPSSSGSSNKGNESLDSDVVKSVTSSSGSEENTCVKDKCSSEVRGVEAAKPVPAEIEIISDSESETKHSTKKKLSFAECSRVLDSTSESSEEEGASETNNNAKEDVTVESLSSSSSSSSSSSSSASALSLSSSSSSSSEDEVSSKEVVGESDDDDCRKASSPIRKVSEVRRKPLGRYKRAGPSSITPRKQFQKIRKLNHPEEEEEDRLQAKPKEFKMIQKLNRPEEEEEDRFQAKPVKEFKRLQKVNRQEEEEERFQAKPVQEFKRLQKLNRQEEEDDRFQTKPRNEDKTIQKFNLQEEEEDRFQDKPRNEDRRIQKFHCPEEEQQHIGVERVTKEHSNVVFTCVHCDKENTGIFDSDSFCFRPHAITRGEEDADDLNKHDYVPINTEKSPEKPSTSRPETENPKEVITPARPSTSRPETVKAKEIQAPEMPPRQFSLKTSMPVTPAEGLATPSLVNETVDNESASSIISGDESGYESEPSLKEKEAAKSNNNNSGWRMLDGSRKEVDLFRLLVNSVRENDRLGEEEEDDILVSSPEEEQPEEQDERKYDDDGLLIIRPPPLVEMFGMVEPAPPVVSEAQIEEDTMWEEVAFYTNANEVDLQLHSEIEKEISADDSPGAACRQGNHELCLDLEIGLKCIHCCFVLREIRGLDVSEWGERNTSGRRKNDRSEEEENSNFIGNLDFEANSNNNLKEGSESTQGTVWDKIPGVKSQMYPHQQEGFEFIWRNLAGTIMLNELQDFENSEETGGCIMSHAPGTGKTRLTIIFLQSYLECFPNCKPVIIAPASLLLTWAEEFKKWNISIPFHNLSSLEFTGRENSAASKLLMQKNSSARSNNEIRMVKIYSWIKSKSILGISYNLYEKLAGVKDEDRKTKGKPDKELEDIREILMDVPGLLVLDEAHTPRNQRSCIWKTLSKVETQKRILLSGTPFQNNFLELGNVLGLARPKYLERLMSTLKKSGMTVTKRGKKALGDKINNRGIEELKAVMLPFVHVHKGSILQKSLPGLRECVVVLNPPNLQRKVLESIEVTHNQKTKNVFETEHKLSLVSVHPSLVSHCKLTGKESLTINEALLAQLKKVRLDPNQSVKTRFLMEFIKLCVVIKEKVLVFSQYIDPLKLIMKHLVNWFKWTEGEEVLYMHGKLEQKQRQTLINEFNDPKSKAKVLLASTKACSEGINLVGASRVILLDVVWNPAVERQAISRAYRIGQKRIVYTYHLVAKGTPEGTKYCKQAQKDRISELVFACSSRPDKGKEKIAEAVTEDKVLDTMVKHLKLGDMFDNLIVQPKEADLVEGFSILMP